From one Triticum aestivum cultivar Chinese Spring chromosome 4B, IWGSC CS RefSeq v2.1, whole genome shotgun sequence genomic stretch:
- the LOC123092784 gene encoding auxin transporter-like protein 2: MAAAASDGLADEKAPGTIGVGRYEEMEQDGASSTAKSRLSGLLWHGGSAYDAWFSCASNQVAQVLLTLPYSFSQLGMLSGILFQLFYGLMGSWTAYLISILYVEYRTRKEREKADFRNHVIQWFEVLDGLLGRHWRNVGLAFNCTFLLFGSVIQLIACASNIYYINDRLDKRTWTYIFGACCATTVFIPSFHNYRIWSFLGLVMTTYTAWYLAVASLLHGQVDGVKHSGPTKMVLYFTGATNILYTFGGHAVTVEVMHAMWRPQKFKGIYLMATAYVLTLTLPSAASVYWAFGDELLTHSNALSLLPRTPFRDAAVVLMLVHQFITFGFACTPLYFVWEKLIGLHDCRSLCKRAAARLPVVVPIWFLAIVFPFFGPINSAVGSLLVSFTVYIIPALAHMITYRSAHARENAVEQPPRFVGRWTGTYVINAFVVVWVLVVGFGFGGWASITNFVRQIDTFGLFTKCYQCPTPPIPDASWPFPGGLHNLTMLPPAPAPSPAHFFRHHRHHSRGL; this comes from the exons ATGGCCGCAGCAGCCAGCGATGGCCTCGCCGACGAGAAGGCGCCGGGGACGATCGGCGTAGGCCGGTACGAGGAGATGGAGCAAGACGGCGCCTCCAGCACCGCAAAGTCGCGGCTCTCTGGCCTCCTGTGGCACGGCGGCTCCGCCTACGACGCCTGGTTCAGCTGCGCTTCCAACCAG GTGGCCCAGGTGCTGCTGACCTTGCCCTACTCCTTCTCGCAACTGGGGATGCTGAGCGGCATACTGTTCCAGCTCTTCTACGGCCTCATGGGGAGCTGGACCGCGTACCTCATCAGCATCCTCTACGTGGAGTACCGGAccaggaaggagagggagaaggccgACTTCAGGAACCATGTCATCCAG TGGTTCGAGGTGCTGGACGGGCTGCTGGGGAGGCACTGGAGGAACGTCGGCCTCGCCTTCAACTGCACCTTCCTCCTCTTCGGCTCCGTCATCCAGCTCATCGCCTGCGCCAG CAACATCTACTACATTAACGACCGGCTGGACAAGAGGACGTGGACCTACATCTTCGGCGCGTGCTGCGCCACCACGGTGTTCATCCCGTCGTTCCACAACTACCGCATCTGGTCCTTCCTGGGCCTCGTCATGACCACCTACACGGCGTGGTACCTCGCCGTTGCATCCCTTCTCCATGGCCAG GTTGATGGTGTGAAGCACTCTGGCCCGACCAAGATGGTGCTCTACTTCACCGGGGCCACCAACATTCTCTACACCTTCGGCGGCCATGCAGTTACTGT GGAGGTGATGCACGCGATGTGGCGGCCGCAGAAGTTCAAGGGGATCTACCTGATGGCGACGGCGTACGTGCTGACGCTGACGCTGCCGTCGGCGGCGAGCGTGTACTGGGCGTTCGGGGACGAGCTGCTCACGCACTCCAACGCGCTCTCGCTGCTGCCGCGCACGCCGTTCCGGGACGCCGCCGTGGTGCTCATGCTCGTCCACCAGTTCATCACCTTCGGCTTCGCCTGCACGCCGCTCTACTTCGTCTGGGAGAAGCTCATCGGCCTCCACGACTGCCGCAGCCTCTGCAAgcgcgccgccgcgcgcctccccgTCGTCGTGCCCATCTGGTTCCTCGCCATCGTCTTCCCCTTCTTCGGGCCCATCAACTCCGCCGTCGGCTCCCTCCTCGTCAGCTTCACCGTCTACATCATCCCGGCGCTCGCGCACATGATCACCTACCGCTCCGCACACGCCCGCGAG AACGCCGTGGAGCAGCCGCCGCGGTTCGTGGGGCGATGGACGGGCACGTACGTGATCAACGCGTTCGTGGTGGTGTGGGTGCTGGTGGTCGGCTTCGGCTTCGGCGGCTGGGCCAGCATCACCAACTTCGTCCGCCAGATCGACACCTTCGGCCTCTTCACCAAGTGCTACCAGTGCCCCACGCCGCCCATCCCGGACGCCTCCTGGCCGTTCCCCGGCGGCCTCCACAACCTGACGATGCTTCCGCCGGCGCCGGCTCCTTCACCGGCGCACTTCTTCCGCCACCACCGGCACCACAGCCGCGGGCTCTGA